One part of the Anopheles merus strain MAF chromosome 3L, AmerM5.1, whole genome shotgun sequence genome encodes these proteins:
- the LOC121598273 gene encoding clathrin light chain isoform X5 → MNAFGDNFEQQSEVDPAAEFLAREQNALAGLEDEIPPVAAGAGASANGSVNGDPVPKAEDDNDDFAGFTVPKQVTEEPEKIRKWREDQKARLEEKDREEERKKDELREQARKELEDWYKHHEETISKTKSANRESAKNAEKQFVAETDEIEPGTEWERIAKLCDFNPKTNKSNKDISRMRSIILQLKQNPLQATKKV, encoded by the exons ATGAACGCATTCGGTGATAATTTCGAACAGCAGTCGGAGGTGGATCCGGCGGCCGAGTTTTTGGCCCGCGAACAGAACGCCCTCGCTGGACTGGAGGATGAAATTCCCCCCGTGGCCGCTGGAGCGGGAGCCTCCGCCAATGGTTCCGTCAATGGCGATCCCGTGCCGAAAGCAG aagatgataatgatgattttgCAGGCTTTACAG TGCCGAAGCAAGTGACGGAGGAACCGGAAAAGATACGCAAATGGCGCGAAGATCAGAAGGCTCGTCTGGAGGAAAAGGACCGCGAGGAGGAACGCAAAAAGGACGAACTGCGCGAACAGGCCCGCAAGGAGCTGGAGGACTGGTACAAGCATCACGAGGAAACCATTTCCAAGACAAAGTCAGCCAACAG GGAATCGGCCAA AAATGCCGAAAAGCAGTTTGTGGCTGAGACGGACGAAATCGAACCGGGCACCGAATGGGAGCGGATCGCCAAACTGTGCGACTTCAACCCGAAGACGAACAAATCGAACAAAGACATCTCGCGTATGCGTTCCATCATTTTGCAGCTCAAACAGAACCCACTCCAGGCTACGAAGAAGGTTTAA
- the LOC121598273 gene encoding clathrin light chain isoform X1 → MNAFGDNFEQQSEVDPAAEFLAREQNALAGLEDEIPPVAAGAGASANGSVNGDPVPKAESTGLENELNGSFEMISNADAQDPPTTTTGDNNLNTEDDNDDFAGFTVPKQVTEEPEKIRKWREDQKARLEEKDREEERKKDELREQARKELEDWYKHHEETISKTKSANRESAKNAEKQFVAETDEIEPGTEWERIAKLCDFNPKTNKSNKDISRMRSIILQLKQNPLQATKKV, encoded by the exons ATGAACGCATTCGGTGATAATTTCGAACAGCAGTCGGAGGTGGATCCGGCGGCCGAGTTTTTGGCCCGCGAACAGAACGCCCTCGCTGGACTGGAGGATGAAATTCCCCCCGTGGCCGCTGGAGCGGGAGCCTCCGCCAATGGTTCCGTCAATGGCGATCCCGTGCCGAAAGCAG aATCGACAGGACTCGAAAACGAGCTAAACGGAAGCTTTGAAATGATCAGTAATGCCGATGCGCAAGATCCGCCCACCACTACTACTGGCGATAATAATCTCAACACAG aagatgataatgatgattttgCAGGCTTTACAG TGCCGAAGCAAGTGACGGAGGAACCGGAAAAGATACGCAAATGGCGCGAAGATCAGAAGGCTCGTCTGGAGGAAAAGGACCGCGAGGAGGAACGCAAAAAGGACGAACTGCGCGAACAGGCCCGCAAGGAGCTGGAGGACTGGTACAAGCATCACGAGGAAACCATTTCCAAGACAAAGTCAGCCAACAG GGAATCGGCCAA AAATGCCGAAAAGCAGTTTGTGGCTGAGACGGACGAAATCGAACCGGGCACCGAATGGGAGCGGATCGCCAAACTGTGCGACTTCAACCCGAAGACGAACAAATCGAACAAAGACATCTCGCGTATGCGTTCCATCATTTTGCAGCTCAAACAGAACCCACTCCAGGCTACGAAGAAGGTTTAA
- the LOC121598273 gene encoding clathrin light chain isoform X3 yields MNAFGDNFEQQSEVDPAAEFLAREQNALAGLEDEIPPVAAGAGASANGSVNGDPVPKAESTGLENELNGSFEMISNADAQDPPTTTTGDNNLNTEDDNDDFAGFTVPKQVTEEPEKIRKWREDQKARLEEKDREEERKKDELREQARKELEDWYKHHEETISKTKSANRNAEKQFVAETDEIEPGTEWERIAKLCDFNPKTNKSNKDISRMRSIILQLKQNPLQATKKV; encoded by the exons ATGAACGCATTCGGTGATAATTTCGAACAGCAGTCGGAGGTGGATCCGGCGGCCGAGTTTTTGGCCCGCGAACAGAACGCCCTCGCTGGACTGGAGGATGAAATTCCCCCCGTGGCCGCTGGAGCGGGAGCCTCCGCCAATGGTTCCGTCAATGGCGATCCCGTGCCGAAAGCAG aATCGACAGGACTCGAAAACGAGCTAAACGGAAGCTTTGAAATGATCAGTAATGCCGATGCGCAAGATCCGCCCACCACTACTACTGGCGATAATAATCTCAACACAG aagatgataatgatgattttgCAGGCTTTACAG TGCCGAAGCAAGTGACGGAGGAACCGGAAAAGATACGCAAATGGCGCGAAGATCAGAAGGCTCGTCTGGAGGAAAAGGACCGCGAGGAGGAACGCAAAAAGGACGAACTGCGCGAACAGGCCCGCAAGGAGCTGGAGGACTGGTACAAGCATCACGAGGAAACCATTTCCAAGACAAAGTCAGCCAACAG AAATGCCGAAAAGCAGTTTGTGGCTGAGACGGACGAAATCGAACCGGGCACCGAATGGGAGCGGATCGCCAAACTGTGCGACTTCAACCCGAAGACGAACAAATCGAACAAAGACATCTCGCGTATGCGTTCCATCATTTTGCAGCTCAAACAGAACCCACTCCAGGCTACGAAGAAGGTTTAA
- the LOC121598273 gene encoding clathrin light chain isoform X4, producing the protein MNAFGDNFEQQSEVDPAAEFLAREQNALAGLEDEIPPVAAGAGASANGSVNGDPVPKAESTGLENELNGSFEMISNADAQDPPTTTTGDNNLNTVPKQVTEEPEKIRKWREDQKARLEEKDREEERKKDELREQARKELEDWYKHHEETISKTKSANRESAKNAEKQFVAETDEIEPGTEWERIAKLCDFNPKTNKSNKDISRMRSIILQLKQNPLQATKKV; encoded by the exons ATGAACGCATTCGGTGATAATTTCGAACAGCAGTCGGAGGTGGATCCGGCGGCCGAGTTTTTGGCCCGCGAACAGAACGCCCTCGCTGGACTGGAGGATGAAATTCCCCCCGTGGCCGCTGGAGCGGGAGCCTCCGCCAATGGTTCCGTCAATGGCGATCCCGTGCCGAAAGCAG aATCGACAGGACTCGAAAACGAGCTAAACGGAAGCTTTGAAATGATCAGTAATGCCGATGCGCAAGATCCGCCCACCACTACTACTGGCGATAATAATCTCAACACAG TGCCGAAGCAAGTGACGGAGGAACCGGAAAAGATACGCAAATGGCGCGAAGATCAGAAGGCTCGTCTGGAGGAAAAGGACCGCGAGGAGGAACGCAAAAAGGACGAACTGCGCGAACAGGCCCGCAAGGAGCTGGAGGACTGGTACAAGCATCACGAGGAAACCATTTCCAAGACAAAGTCAGCCAACAG GGAATCGGCCAA AAATGCCGAAAAGCAGTTTGTGGCTGAGACGGACGAAATCGAACCGGGCACCGAATGGGAGCGGATCGCCAAACTGTGCGACTTCAACCCGAAGACGAACAAATCGAACAAAGACATCTCGCGTATGCGTTCCATCATTTTGCAGCTCAAACAGAACCCACTCCAGGCTACGAAGAAGGTTTAA
- the LOC121598273 gene encoding clathrin light chain isoform X2 — protein MNAFGDNFEQQSEVDPAAEFLAREQNALAGLEDEIPPVAAGAGASANGSVNGDPVPKAESTGLENELNGSFEMISNADAQDPPTTTTGDNNLNTDDNDDFAGFTVPKQVTEEPEKIRKWREDQKARLEEKDREEERKKDELREQARKELEDWYKHHEETISKTKSANRESAKNAEKQFVAETDEIEPGTEWERIAKLCDFNPKTNKSNKDISRMRSIILQLKQNPLQATKKV, from the exons ATGAACGCATTCGGTGATAATTTCGAACAGCAGTCGGAGGTGGATCCGGCGGCCGAGTTTTTGGCCCGCGAACAGAACGCCCTCGCTGGACTGGAGGATGAAATTCCCCCCGTGGCCGCTGGAGCGGGAGCCTCCGCCAATGGTTCCGTCAATGGCGATCCCGTGCCGAAAGCAG aATCGACAGGACTCGAAAACGAGCTAAACGGAAGCTTTGAAATGATCAGTAATGCCGATGCGCAAGATCCGCCCACCACTACTACTGGCGATAATAATCTCAACACAG atgataatgatgattttgCAGGCTTTACAG TGCCGAAGCAAGTGACGGAGGAACCGGAAAAGATACGCAAATGGCGCGAAGATCAGAAGGCTCGTCTGGAGGAAAAGGACCGCGAGGAGGAACGCAAAAAGGACGAACTGCGCGAACAGGCCCGCAAGGAGCTGGAGGACTGGTACAAGCATCACGAGGAAACCATTTCCAAGACAAAGTCAGCCAACAG GGAATCGGCCAA AAATGCCGAAAAGCAGTTTGTGGCTGAGACGGACGAAATCGAACCGGGCACCGAATGGGAGCGGATCGCCAAACTGTGCGACTTCAACCCGAAGACGAACAAATCGAACAAAGACATCTCGCGTATGCGTTCCATCATTTTGCAGCTCAAACAGAACCCACTCCAGGCTACGAAGAAGGTTTAA
- the LOC121598273 gene encoding clathrin light chain isoform X6, with product MNAFGDNFEQQSEVDPAAEFLAREQNALAGLEDEIPPVAAGAGASANGSVNGDPVPKADDNDDFAGFTVPKQVTEEPEKIRKWREDQKARLEEKDREEERKKDELREQARKELEDWYKHHEETISKTKSANRESAKNAEKQFVAETDEIEPGTEWERIAKLCDFNPKTNKSNKDISRMRSIILQLKQNPLQATKKV from the exons ATGAACGCATTCGGTGATAATTTCGAACAGCAGTCGGAGGTGGATCCGGCGGCCGAGTTTTTGGCCCGCGAACAGAACGCCCTCGCTGGACTGGAGGATGAAATTCCCCCCGTGGCCGCTGGAGCGGGAGCCTCCGCCAATGGTTCCGTCAATGGCGATCCCGTGCCGAAAGCAG atgataatgatgattttgCAGGCTTTACAG TGCCGAAGCAAGTGACGGAGGAACCGGAAAAGATACGCAAATGGCGCGAAGATCAGAAGGCTCGTCTGGAGGAAAAGGACCGCGAGGAGGAACGCAAAAAGGACGAACTGCGCGAACAGGCCCGCAAGGAGCTGGAGGACTGGTACAAGCATCACGAGGAAACCATTTCCAAGACAAAGTCAGCCAACAG GGAATCGGCCAA AAATGCCGAAAAGCAGTTTGTGGCTGAGACGGACGAAATCGAACCGGGCACCGAATGGGAGCGGATCGCCAAACTGTGCGACTTCAACCCGAAGACGAACAAATCGAACAAAGACATCTCGCGTATGCGTTCCATCATTTTGCAGCTCAAACAGAACCCACTCCAGGCTACGAAGAAGGTTTAA
- the LOC121598276 gene encoding dnaJ homolog subfamily C member 24-like, with protein sequence MSRGSETSSHRVSFYDVLEVSRTATLEEIRRSYQTLALRYHPDKRKASEREAGGDESANQFIRIDEAWKTLRDERLRRIYDAEQMQRAEEYFVNEILTEADFERDAQQGDVLLRTCRCGGYYILPEDVQPGESIYVSCDECSLIVQVNTASRR encoded by the coding sequence ATGTCACGCGGCAGTGAGACAAGCAGCCACCGCGTATCGTTCTACGACGTGCTGGAAGTTTCCCGCACAGCCACCTTGGAAGAAATCCGTCGATCCTACCAAACCCTTGCCCTACGATATCACCCGGACAAGCGAAAAGCCTCGGAACGGGAAGCAGGCGGCGACGAAAGCGCGAATCAATTCATCCGCATCGATGAGGCGTGGAAAACGCTGCGGGACGAACGTTTGCGCCGAATTTACGACGCCGAGCAGATGCAGCGGGCGGAGGAATACTTTGTGAACGAAATCCTTACCGAGGCCGATTTCGAGCGGGATGCGCAACAGGGGGATGTGTTGTTGCGCACGTGTCGGTGCGGGGGATACTACATTCTGCCGGAGGATGTGCAGCCGGGCGAATCGATCTACGTTTCGTGCGATGAGTGTTCATTGATAGTGCAAGTTAATACAGCGTCGAGACGTTAA
- the LOC121598272 gene encoding NHL repeat-containing protein 2: MLKKITHAACFASPSCTPKQSHTHTQPDTRAMFVVLLRRFSRAAAIRQTPAAFRCETSPIKTIAAAAVRENSRSYHHLIQRTFSHLLHHPSVAVKIGARMSSSPEGQDAMEVLACNSNQLADDLYASGSNAGRRQKLVHDYLKVADRDGKSVTAEFPDGLDWFNVTEPLTLQGSLRGKVVVLDFFTYCCINCMHILPNLKRLEHLYPIEEGLAVVGVHSAKFRNEKDSANIRAAVERYEISHPVVNDNVSAMWRKLRVQCWPTLMILGPRANPLFVIMGEGNYEDLKLYVGSAIRFYREKGEIQRHSLPINLVSSGTIASNMKYPGKVACSVPTGAGGSEEQLFAVSDSGNHRVLIVDSAGTVLHKVGGKQSGFVDGNFTKARFNAPQGVAFQGTDVVFVADNENHAVRRIDLKARLVSTVAGNGTQGNDRTGGKVGREQLLSSPWDVAVYSTRDLDMSFHADEASAPPSKDVLLIAMAGIHQIWALFLQDTIWWKFKKYGAGTCWAIAGNGHEQNRNTSYPQSAAFAQPSGLAINRTAKEVYLADSESSAIRKISLVDGKVMAVAGGDRNPLDLFAFGDVDGKQYGAKFQHPLGVAYNPLDGCIYFADTYNHKIKKIDAATNCATTCEFREANGAVRRFNEPAGLCLDRSGQLLYIADTNNHELLVANLTDCTIRPLKLNFRVPEELDSVAGEAEQGGRRSGTLTLKPTRPITMHPNAGQSSLRLTFNFTFPEQTTKLTEGAPQQWSLELPAGGWSCDSTKGTIDTKTLQLLIALPPGNDAPPTNGNEPSNPVAFTFKLNLCEGDICFPKEFVVLLEVQYSASEAGHPNVDRYDAQETYKLQLSRKTVALQQP, encoded by the exons ATGCTAAAAAAGATAACCCA CGCTGCATGCTTTGCTAGTCCTTCGTGCACACcaaaacaatcacacacacacacacagccagacaCACGTGccatgtttgttgttttgctgcgtCGTTTCTCGCGAGCTGCTGCGATCCGTCAAACGCCTGCTGCATTCCGATGCGAAACGTCACCTATCAAAAcaatcgctgctgctgccgtgcgTGAAAATTCCCGATCCTATCACCACCTTATCCAGCGAACGTTTTCCCATCTTCTTCACCACCCGAGCGTCGCCGTCAAGATAGGTGCCAGGATGAGCTCGTCGCCAGAGGGTCAGGACGCGATGGAGGTCTTGGCCTgcaacagcaaccagctgGCGGACGATCTGTACGCGTCCGGCAGCAATGCGGGCAGGCGGCAGAAGCTCGTCCACGACTACCTGAAGGTGGCCGACCGGGACGGCAAAAGCGTGACGGCCGAGTTTCCGGACGGGCTGGACTGGTTCAACGTGACGGAGCCGCTAACGCTGCAGGGATCGCTGCGTGGCAAGGTCGTGGTGCTGGACTTCTTCACCTACTGCTGCATCAACTGCATGCACATCCTGCCGAACCTGAAGCGGCTCGAACATCTGTACCCGATCGAGGAGGGGCTGGCCGTGGTCGGCGTGCACAGCGCCAAGTTCCGGAACGAGAAGGACTCCGCCAACATCCGGGCGGCGGTCGAGCGGTACGAAATTTCGCACCCCGTCGTGAACGACAACGTGTCGGCGATGTGGCGCAAGCTGCGCGTCCAATGCTGGCCCACGCTGATGATCCTCGGACCGCGGGCCAACCCGCTGTTCGTGATCATGGGCGAGGGCAACTACGAGGACCTGAAGCTGTACGTCGGCAGTGCGATTCGGTTCTACAGGGAGAAGGGCGAGATTCAGCGCCATTCGCTGCCGATCAACCTGGTCAGCAGTGGGACGATTGCGTCGAACATGAAGTACCCGGGCAAGGTCGCGTGCTCCGTGCCGACCGGAGCGGGCGGCAGTGAGGAGCAACTGTTTGCCGTTTCGGATTCGGGCAACCATCGGGTGCTGATCGTCGACAGTGCTGGCACGGTGCTGCACAAGGTGGGCGGCAAGCAGAGCGGCTTCGTGGACGGTAACTTTACCAAGGCACGCTTCAACGCCCCGCAGGGTGTGGCGTTCCAGGGCACGGACGTGGTGTTTGTGGCGGACAACGAAAACCATGCCGTGCGGCGTATCGACCTGAAGGCGCGGCTCGTCAGCACCGTCGCTGGCAATGGCACGCAGGGGAACGACCGCACCGGGGGGAAGGTGGGTCGAGAGCAGCTACTGTCCTCGCCGTGGGATGTGGCCGTGTACTCGACGCGCGATCTGGACATGTCGTTCCATGCGGACGAAGCGAGCGCACCGCCGTCCAAGGACGTGCTGTTGATAGCGATGGCCGGCATTCACCAGATCTGGGCCCTCTTTCTGCAGGACACCATCTGGTGGAAGTTCAAGAAGTACGGTGCCGGAACGTGCTGGGCTATTGCGGGCAACGGCCACGAGCAGAACCGCAACACGTCGTACCCGCAAAGTGCGGCATTCGCGCAACCGTCCGGGCTGGCGATAAATCGAACGGCGAAAGAGGTCTATCTGGCGGACAGCGAAAGTTCGGCGATCAGGAAAATTTCACTCGTCGATGGCAAAGTGATGGCCGTGGCCGGGGGCGATCGTAATCCATTG GATCTGTTCGCTTTCGGCGATGTGGATGGAAAGCAGTACGGGGCCAAGTTTCAGCACCCGCTCGGTGTGGCCTACAACCCACTGGATGGTTGCATCTACTTCGCCGATACGTACAATCACAAGATTAAGAAAATCGACGCCGCTACAAACTGTGCCACGACGTGCGAGTTCCGTGAAGCGAACGGTGCAGTTAGACGCTTCAACGAACCGGCCGGCCTGTGTTTGGACCGCTCCGGGCAGCTGCTGTACATTGCCGACACCAACAACCACGAGCTACTGGTGGCCAACCTTACCGACTGTACCATCCGTCCGCTGAAGTTGAATTTCCGCGTGCCGGAAGAGCTGGACAGTGTGGCGGGCGAAGCGGAGCAGGGAGGCCGCCGTTCCGGCACACTGACCCTGAAGCCAACGCGTCCAATCACAATGCATCCCAACGCGGGTCAGAGCTCCCTCCGGTTGACGTTTAATTTCACCTTCCCCGAGCAAACGACCAAACTGACCGAGGGCGCACCACAGCAATGGTCCCTGGAGCTGCCGGCCGGTGGATGGAGTTGTGACAGTACCAAGGGCACGATCGATACGAAAACGCTTCAGCTGCTGATTGCACTTCCGCCCGGGAACGATGCACCGCCAACGAATGGCAACGAACCGTCGAATCCGGTCGCGTTTACCTTCAAGCTGAACCTCTGCGAAGGGGACATTTGCTTCCCGAAAGAGTTTGTCGTGCTGCTGGAGGTGCAATACTCGGCGTCCGAAGCGGGCCACCCGAATGTGGACCGTTACGATGCGCAGGAAACGTACAAGCTGCAGCTGTCCCGCAAAACGGTAGCGCTGCAGCAGCCCTAA
- the LOC121599011 gene encoding macoilin-2, producing MKRRNADCGKIRRPIKKNKIAEQIGSNTLLYIKFLLLWASVITADFLLEFRFEFLWPFWLLLRSIYDSYKYKGLAFSVLFVCIAVTSDLVCLFFIPVQWLFFAASTYVWVQYVWHTDKGICLPTIILWILFVYLEAAIRWKDSRNIPHLNLCRPFAAHCIGYPVVTLGFGFKSYVGFRIRQRKQREVAKDNDFYMQLLQEALPKEESRALEPLADGATGAGSEQLTSTKELVPVATLGNNHSLNSSSHSATSNRSDTGQHHHHNHHNHNHHHNNHQQQQQQQQHHASHSKSAQSSKSSSSGSSSTTHVNGHVSSGSSPSSSSTSTMNGGLNHASHQQQGSSKHRKSLDKDSSSSSNSSGSSNASSNSTSTFNAGSKMNGGSGGSGGNYSYHQTTTFQQNGGNASTTSSSSSGSSSTGGGSATHSTKETSSTGSRGGDHNGSIHCNGGAVAKDAKDGSGQGLAARKDYDKETTSNSSSAAAVSTGSSSSSTAKHSNRSKSPTESSTHSVAVGSSKSNSNKQNGHISSQYHQPELVQQVACTEVATAGSESKGGGGRSGRKNRLKKAAEQQAQLSAIAKLCATLALASSVTTLTTAGGATLSSGGGGDKATTITSASYTGAGSVPSASVKDNHQHNSEQVKESGDGRSSSSSSGARTAKATPAATGSSSGQASSAGAAPPVATTVVVQKVCESCPRLEGDLKKLRAELSTHRQTENELRQKYDSNTGNLKSCLQAKQKEYEELQTRYQELSSQRQQERQNLQTVERRLGEERRHRQSLEAQLNNERKYRKQAEEKAARSECGESCKMKKQQMEMEIDKLQHEVINAEEGKLMAEKQARNYEQEMRKYELQLRSRESQPNTEVLISALAVMREKNETLEKNLSAETRVKLDLFSALGGTRREVEILTCSLRSKEKEILDLNAKIVQLVAVMPNDALGLTSHGGGGGTDGSSMMRLADAPQLLPQSLSSGHLNGMGPVSSGGAGGGGVAGGTGGGGGMHQSSQQQQQQQQQQQQHQQQQQQQQQQPSPLSHMVVQNGPSFCSQLGSLGVLTSTMATLPSSSVLAGSNSSSANNGCGVVHPSSGTVCVGLPSLGGPGSGNNGGQIVQIQNANNGGANGGNCPSSLDPNATIYTPKNNGMVGGTEA from the exons ATGAAGAGGCGCAATGCCGACTGTGGCAAAATACGACGGCCCATCAAGAAGAACAAAATTGCGGAACAGATTGGGAG CAACACCCTGCTCTACATCAAATTCCTACTATTATGGGCGTCCGTAATAACAGCAGACTTTTTGCTCGAATTCCGTTTTGAATTCCTATGGCCGTTCTGGCTGCTGCTTCGTTCGATATATGATTCCTACAAATATAAAGGATTG GCATTTTCGGTGCTGTTCGTCTGCATAGCGGTGACATCCGATTTGGTATGTCTATTTTTCATCCCCGTTCAGTGGCTATTTTTTGCCGCCAGTACATACGTTTGGGTCCAGTACGTCTGGCATACAG ATAAAGGAATCTGTTTGCCAACGATAatactgtggatactgtttgTATATCTGGAGGCTGCCATACGATGGAAGGACAGTCGCAATATACCGCATCTCAATCTTTGCCGACCGTTCGCCGCTCATTG CATTGGCTATCCGGTGGTGACGCTTGGGTTCGGTTTCAAGAGCTACGTAGGCTTCCGCATACGGCAACGCAAGCAGCGCGAGGTAGCAAAGGACAACGACTTCTACATGCAGTTGCTGCAGGAAGCACTGCCGAAGGAGGAATCCAGGGCGCTAGAACCGCTGGCCGACGGGGCTACCGGGGCGGGCAGCGAGCAGCTGACGTCAACGAAGGAGCTCGTACCCGTAGCGACGTTGGGAAACAATCATAGTCTGAACAGTAGTAGCCACAGTGCTACGAGCAACCGAAGTGATACAGGgcagcatcaccaccacaaTCACCATAATCACAATCATCACCACAATaatcaccaacagcagcagcagcagcagcagcatcatgcaAGTCACAGTAAGAGTGCACAGAGCTCCAAATCGTCCAGCAGTGGATCCTCCTCGACGACGCATGTGAATGGGCACGTTAGCAGCGGTAGTTCGCCGTCCTCCTCGTCGACCAGTACGATGAATGGCGGTCTAAATCACGCTTCACACCAACAGCAAGGCTCTTCCAAGCATCGGAAAAGTTTGGACAaggatagcagcagcagcagcaacagcagcggcagcagcaatgcGTCATCCAATTCAACCAGCACGTTTAATGCTGGCAGTAAGATGAATGGTGGTAGCGGTGGCAGTGGAGGTAACTACTCCTATCATCAGACCACCACATTCCAACAGAACGGTGGTAATGCtagcaccaccagcagtagctccagcggcagcagtagcactggtggtggtagcgCCACACACAGTACAAAAGAAACCTCGAGCACGGGAAGTCGTGGCGGCGATCATAATGGCAGCATTCACTGCAACGGTGGAGCTGTGGCAAAGGATGCAAAAGATGGATCCGGGCAGGGTCTCGCCGCTCGTAAAGATTACGACAAGGAGACAACGAGCAACAGTAGCAGTGCGGCCGCCGTTTCGACCGGTTCGTCTTCTTCGAGCACCGCGAAACACTCCAATCGTTCCAAAAGTCCAACCGAAAGCAGCACGCATAGTGTTGCGGTGGGAAGCAGCAAATCGAACAGTAACAAACAGAACGGCCACATCAGTTCGCAATACCATCAGCCGGAGCTTGTACAGCAGGTGGCGTGTACGGAAGTAGCGACGGCTGGGTCCGAATCGAAAGGGGGCGGTGGTCGTTCCGGGCGCAAAAATCGGCTCAAGAAAGCTGCCGAGCAGCAGGCTCAACTGTCGGCAATTGCTAAACTTTGTGCTACCCTGGCGCTGGCGTCCTCGGTGACCACGCTAACGACAGCGGGCGGAGCCACGTTGTcatccggtggtggtggcgacaAGGCAACAACCATCACGTCAGCTTCGTACACCGGGGCTGGCAGTGTGCCGTCTGCCTCCGTTAAGGACAATCACCAACACAATAGCGAACAGGTGAAGGAATCTGGCGATGGCCggtctagcagcagcagtagtggcGCCAGAACAGCGAAAGCGACCCCAGCGGCGACAGGATCGTCGTCTGGGCAAGCTTCATCTGCTGGAGCAGCTCCGCCAGTTGCTACTACCGTGGTGGTGCAGAAGGTGTGCGAATCGTGCCCACGGCTCGAAGGTGACCTAAAGAAGCTGCGGGCTGAACTGTCGACTCATCGACAGACAGAGAATGAGCTGCGTCAAAAGTATGATTCCAACACGGGCAACCTGAAATCGTGTTTACAGGCTAAGCAGAAGGAATACGAAGAACTACAGACCAG ATACCAAGAGCTTAGCAGCCAGCGGCAGCAGGAACGGCAAAATTTGCAAACCGTTGAACGACGGCTGGGTGAAGAACGGCGCCACCGTCAATCGCTCGAGGCTCAGCTCAACAATGAGCGCAAGTACCGGAAGCAGGCCGAGGAGAAGGCGGCGCGCTCCGAGTGTGGCGAGTCGTGCAAGATGAAAAAGCAAcagatggaaatggaaatcgaCAAGCTGCAGCACGAAGTGATAAACGCGGAGGAGGGCAAGCTGATGGCCGAAAAGCAGGCTCGCAACTATGAGCAGGAG ATGAGAAAGTACGAGCTACAGCTGCGAAGCCGTGAATCGCAACCCAACACAGAAGTGCTGATCAGCGCTTTGGCCGTGATGCGGGAAAAGAACGAAACGCTGGAGAAGAACCTGTCGGCCGAAACGAGAGTTAAGCTGGACTTATTCTCAGCCCTCGGGGGCACCAGGCGAGAGGTGGAAATTCTCACCT GTTCCCTGCGATcgaaggaaaaggaaatacTCGATCTTAATGCAAAAATCGTGCAGCTCGTGGCGGTTATGCCGAACGATGCCCTCGGACTGACCAGCCATGGTGGGGGAGGTGGAACGGACGGTTCGTCGATGATGCGATTGGCCGACGCACCGCAGCTTCTGCCGCAATCGCTGTCGAGCGGGCATCTCAACGGGATGGGCCCGGTTAGCAGCGGTGGAGCTGGGGGAGGTGGTGTTGCTGGAGGTACAGGCGGGGGAGGCGGTATGCATCAAAgcagtcagcagcagcagcagcagcaacagcagcaacagcagcatcagcaacaacaacagcagcagcagcaacaaccaagCCCATTGTCGCACATGGTGGTGCAGAACGGACCATCGTTCTGCAGTCAATTAGGTAGCCTCGGGGTGCTAACATCCACGATGGCGACGCTGCCCTCGTCGTCGGTGCTGGCCGGTTCGAACTCGAGTTCGGCGAACAATGGCTGCGGCGTCGTCCACCCGTCGTCCGGTACTGTCTGCGTCGGTTTGCCATCGCTGGGGGGCCCTGGCAGTGGCAACAATGGAGGACAAATAGTACAAATTCAAAACGCAAACAATGGTGGCGCCAACGGCGGCAACTGTCCCTCCAGTCTCGATCCGAACGCGACGATTTACACGCCGAAGAACAACGGCATGGTCGGCGGCACCGAAGCCTGA